A region of Bacteroidales bacterium DNA encodes the following proteins:
- a CDS encoding type II toxin-antitoxin system PemK/MazF family toxin — MKKGEIILLPFPFTGLSGAKTRPALVLMETEFDVIVSFITTQTNLKEPSDIILPTGKLTGLKKESLLRLNKIATIDKDIVLGKLGEVDKKTLDNVNLNLIRLFDL; from the coding sequence TATTACCATTCCCGTTTACCGGTTTGAGCGGAGCAAAGACCCGACCTGCATTGGTATTGATGGAAACGGAGTTTGATGTAATTGTTTCTTTTATTACTACGCAAACTAATCTGAAAGAACCTTCTGATATAATTCTTCCTACGGGTAAATTGACAGGACTAAAGAAAGAATCTCTGTTGAGGCTGAATAAAATTGCCACGATAGATAAAGATATTGTATTAGGGAAATTGGGAGAAGTCGATAAAAAAACATTGGATAATGTTAATTTGAATCTAATCAGGCTATTTGACCTTTAA